The Pseudomonas sp. PDM14 genomic interval GGCTCTGCGCGATGAAGATGAACGAGTCAGCCTGCAGGCGCCACGGGCTGGCGCGGCGCGTGTCGGCGTGATCGAGCACGCCGGCGTCACGCAGGTGGTATTGGGTGCCAGCAGCCATGTCGCTGACCTTCATGCAGCCGGTGAGGCTGAACAGGGCCAGCAGCAGAATCAAGCTACGCATTGCGAATCCTCCCGAGCCGGTGTCGGAAAACCGGCGGATAGACGACTACTGCAGCATCCGCGCCAACCCTCGAAACGTCACAGCCCGCGCTGCCACTCCTGGCGCAGATGGGCGCGCTGCGGCTGCTCGATGGCCTGGCGGACTTGCGCCAACAGGCGCGACTTGTCCGCCCCGAGGGTGCCCTTGAGCACCAGGTAGTTGGAGGCGTGGTCGCTGCGAAACACCGTGTCGCGCAGTTCCAGCCCTTGCAGCAAGCGCTCTACTTCGATGAACAGCGCGTGCTGGTCGAGCGACTGGAAGCCTTCGAAACCCTCGCGAAAACGCTGCTCGCCCGTCGGGAAGCTGACCACCAGGGTGGAGAGGAACTCCGGCTGCGCGGCGTTCATCAGGCGCGCCGAATTGTCCGCGTGCTGCTCGCTGAGCGCAGTGCCGCCGAGGCCGTTGAGGATCATCACCGAACGGCTGATGCCAGCTGCGCCGAGCTTTTCCAGGGCGCTGAGACTGGATTCGTAGGTCTCGCCCTTGTTGACCCGCGCCAGCACTTCGTCGTCTCCCGACTCGCAACCGACATAGGCCATCTTCAGGCCGGCATCGGCCAGCTCCTTGAGTTCGGCCACGGACTTCTTGCGCAGGTTGCGCGGCAGGCAGTAGCTGGAGACCCGCTGCACGTCCGGCAGGTGCTCGCGGATGGCCTCAAGGATCACCAGCAGACGCCGCGTCGGCAGCACCAGGGCATCGCCGTCGGCAAGGAACACCCGCTGCACGATCAGCCGCTCGCCAGCGCGACGGATCTCCTCGAGCACCTGGGCCTCGTCGCGGGCGCGGAATTTCTTCTGCGGCTGGGTGTACATCTCGCAGAAGGTGCAGTTGTTCCAGGAGCAGCCATTAGTCACCGGCAGGATCAGCGAATGGGCTTCGCTGGGCGGCCGGAACACCGGCTCTATGTAGGCAATGGGGAATTCAGCAGGCATGTTCTTCACGGTTATCCGGAGTTGGCGAGCCTGTCGAGGCACCGGTGAATGGAGCAGACAGGCAATTCTTATGGTGGCTCGCCGGTGCGCCGCAGCACATCAGCCGCCGATGATCTTCATCACGGTGACACCGCCGGAAAAGGCGACATCCTGTTTATCAGCCAGGGCCTGCACCAGCAGGCGCTGCAAC includes:
- a CDS encoding radical SAM protein, translating into MPAEFPIAYIEPVFRPPSEAHSLILPVTNGCSWNNCTFCEMYTQPQKKFRARDEAQVLEEIRRAGERLIVQRVFLADGDALVLPTRRLLVILEAIREHLPDVQRVSSYCLPRNLRKKSVAELKELADAGLKMAYVGCESGDDEVLARVNKGETYESSLSALEKLGAAGISRSVMILNGLGGTALSEQHADNSARLMNAAQPEFLSTLVVSFPTGEQRFREGFEGFQSLDQHALFIEVERLLQGLELRDTVFRSDHASNYLVLKGTLGADKSRLLAQVRQAIEQPQRAHLRQEWQRGL